A window of the Tripterygium wilfordii isolate XIE 37 chromosome 12, ASM1340144v1, whole genome shotgun sequence genome harbors these coding sequences:
- the LOC120011087 gene encoding lissencephaly-1 homolog, translated as MKEGEAEKGHRSGSGTYCRSPDPEFSFHCCWFRPSRLRSPAGDCPVNLMDDSDGPLHNDSIRAIRYGASGKLFVSAGDDKLVKIWSAESWHCICTVNSEKRVTAVAISNDDLYVCFADKFGVVSGVDLHGLNDKQALVNMKPVAMLAHPE; from the exons ATGAAAGAGGGAGAAGCCGAAAAGGGGCATCGAAGTGGCTCCGGCACGTATTGCCGTTCACCCGACCCAGAATTCAGTTTCCATTGCTGTTGGTTCAGACCTTCGCGTCTTCGATCTCCGGC TGGAGATTGCCCGGTAAATTTGATGGATGATTCTGATGGGCCTTTGCATAATGATTCTATAAGAGCTATTCGTTATGGTGCCAGTGGGAAGCTTTTTGTATCGGCCGGTGATGACAAACTTGTCAAGATTTGGTCTGCTGAGTCCTGGCACTGCATTTGTACAGT GAACTCTGAGAAGAGAGTAACTGCAGTCGCAATAAGCAATGATGATCTATATGTTTGTTTTGCTGACAAATTTGGAGTGGTTTCGGGTGTGGATCTGCATGGTCTTAATGACAAACAAGCTTTAGTCAATATGAAGCCAGTAGCAATGCTTGCGCACCCGGAATAA
- the LOC120011086 gene encoding uncharacterized protein LOC120011086 — protein METLVAVPQYRNQYHSGVKSHGHADRVGSSPYREFREISCRTFDSGEGILPTPYRFYSTPVAKRAPPLSPKTASPTDFSLSFETPLSKTTSFKSTPISIKTKNAKFCNDKMYKENLSFSERWAGPAYSNSPPPSCLPIPKFSVKAKRTVSLELPGNSDAVIDFHPTAKSAPASPTRAHKPSPNELFNGVDSATKTLRRILNLDATDE, from the coding sequence ATGGAGACGCTTGTTGCTGTGCCGCAGTATCGGAATCAGTATCATAGTGGAGTCAAGTCTCACGGGCATGCTGATCGGGTTGGGTCATCGCCATATAGAGAATTCAGGGAGATCAGTTGCCGGACTTTTGATTCCGGGGAAGGTATTCTTCCAACCCCGTATAGGTTTTACTCTACTCCCGTAGCCAAACGTGCTCCTCCTCTCTCACCTAAGACAGCATCACCCACTGATTTTTCACTCTCCTTTGAAACACCACTGTCCAAAACCACCAGTTTCAAAAGCACTCCAATTTCTATCAAAACTAAGAATGCAAAGTTTTGTAATGATAAGATGTACAAGGAGAACTTGTCATTCTCTGAGCGTTGGGCTGGGCCTGCATATTCGAACTCTCCACCTCCGAGTTGTCTGCCTATACCCAAATTCTCGGTTAAGGCAAAGCGGACAGTGTCTCTGGAGTTGCCTGGAAATAGTGATGCCGTTATAGACTTTCACCCCACTGCCAAGTCTGCTCCTGCTTCCCCTACCAGAGCACATAAACCATCTCCTAACGAACTCTTCAACGGTGTTGATTCTGCGACAAAGACTCTGCGTCGCATCCTCAATCTTGATGCTACCGACGAGTAA
- the LOC120010689 gene encoding transcription repressor OFP12-like has protein sequence MRSTLGKNLNLCFTKSPSPSPGDCDDSRRFYINDFNSLYSYTALDPSTSSSASTSFPSDSDSDPALEPDFAAVFASQRFFFSSPGRSNSITDSSPTTTAARKDHPTIAVKDSVAVSTDSPDPYLDFRRSMQEMVEARGLVDVKANWEYLHELLLCYLALNPKSTHKFIVGAFADLLVTLMSLPANKSDRREDSSPVVHVVCDNVGLSEMIDQS, from the coding sequence ATGCGAAGCACACTCGGAAAAAACCTCAATCTCTGCTTCACGAAATCTCCATCTCCGTCCCCTGGTGACTGCGATGACAGTCGTCGATTTTACATCAACGACTTCAACTCCCTTTATTCCTACACTGCCCTCGACCCTTCAACCTCCTCTTCCGCATCCACTTCATTCCCTTCCGACTCCGATTCCGACCCGGCCCTCGAACCCGACTTCGCAGCCGTTTTCGCCTCCCAacgcttcttcttctcctcccccGGCCGCTCCAACTCCATCACTGACTCCTCCCCCACCACCACAGCCGCTCGCAAAGACCATCCGACGATAGCTGTGAAAGATAGCGTGGCGGTATCGACGGACTCGCCCGACCCGTATTTGGATTTCCGGAGATCGATGCAGGAGATGGTGGAGGCCCGTGGATTGGTCGATGTGAAGGCTAATTGGGAGTATTTACACGAGCTCCTGCTCTGCTATCTTGCCCTGAATCCCAAGAGTACGCACAAGTTCATTGTTGGTGCATTTGCGGATCTTCTTGTTACTCTCATGTCATTGCCGGCTAATAAAAGTGACCGCCGGGAAGATTCATCACCGGTGGTTCATGTAGTTTGTGATAATGTGGGTTTGTCGGAAATGATCGATCAATCATGA
- the LOC120010644 gene encoding rust resistance kinase Lr10-like isoform X2, whose product MFQNTLLLAAGFAVFLATLFHSSCSLKVHNLPDNMDVETIPYNCTHHSSCGNISNIKYPFRLKGDPPNCGDPNYELSCENNQTILSSNSEQYVVKAINYNSYTIRIADFGVHDGICSSRPINSFSDFYKNACGGGVDCSYPLYQFPIVYGLVYVSCETPMKSRNYVDLSPCIVETKSTNNRRYHYVLVGDVSYAELNDSCTIDFITVTSFDRKRNFSYMDIHEKLVYGIELPWIETGCSVCRGEGFCCFENDTVIHSCNGNKYCTNPSFHCGFHCVLFWVLRRAYWFVTTMRVPLIGISAFLVARLLFGFICLFTIVFCKWRKRHLSMDDSLEKFLQAQNNLMPIRYSYSDIKKMSRGFHEKLGEGGYGSVHKGKLRSGQLVAIKMLGKSNANGQDFINEVATIGRIHHFNVVRLVGFCAEGPKRALVYDFMPKGSLDKYIFAREGCTPLSWNKMYEISLGVARGIEYLHRGCSMQILHFDIKPHNILLDDKFVPKISDFGLAKLYPAGHSIVSITAARGTLGYIAPELIYKRIGSVSYKADVYSFGMLLLEMTGKRKKLNATTDDNSSNLYFPLWVYREIVEENVSEMEEEGNIAKKMIIVGLWCIQMRPANRPSMRKVIEMLEAETKNLELPPKPTFNIEEEVAADNEEATNQASSSSFTSIGISESVRLVPNTN is encoded by the exons ATGTTTCAGAACACCCTTCTCCTTGCAGCAGGGTTCGCTGTTTTTCTTGCAACCCTGTTCCATTCAAGTTGCAGCTTGAAAGTCCATAATTTACCTGACAACATGGATGTTGAAACCATACCTTACAATTGTACTCACCATTCTTCTTGTGGCAATATCAGCAACATCAAATACCCTTTTCGATTGAAGGGAGACCCACCAAACTGCGGTGACCCAAACTACGAACTCTCTTGCGAAAACAATCAAACTATACTCAGCTCCAATTCTGAACAATACGTGGTAAAGGCTATCAACTACAACAGCTACACAATCCGGATTGCCGATTTTGGAGTCCATGATGGGATTTGCTCCTCCAGACCGATCAATTCCTTCTCAGACTTCTACAAAAATGCTTGTGGGGGAGGAGTTGATTGCAGCTATCCGCTGTATCAGTTCCCCATAGTGTACGGTTTGGTTTATGTAAGCTGTGAAACTCCAATGAAATCTCGAAATTATGTGGACCTTTCTCCCTGTATCGTCGAAACCAAATCCACCAACAACAGAAGATACCATTATGTTCTGGTTGGTGATGTTTCTTATGCAGAGTTGAATGACTCATGTACAATTGATTTCATTACCGTCACATCATTTGATCGCAAGAGGAACTTTTCCTACATGGACATCCATGAGAAGCTTGTTTACGGTATCGAACTTCCGTGGATTGAAACTGGGTGTTCAGTTTGCAGAGGAGAAGGTTTTTGTTGTTTCGAGAACGATACCGTTATCCATAGCTGCAACGGCAACAAATACTGCACCAACCCATCATTTCATTGCGGCTTCCATT GCGTGCTCTTTTGGGTTCTCAGACGAG CTTATTGGTTTGTGACCACAATGCGTG TACCATTAATTGGTATATCAGCTTTTCTTGTGGCAAGGCTATTATTTGGATTTATCTGTCTCTTCACAATTGTGTTTTGTAAATGGCGCAAGAGGCATTTATCAATGGATGATTCTCTTGAAAAGTTTCTACAAGCTCAAAATAATCTAATGCCAATAAGGTACTCTTACTCGGACATTAAGAAGATGAGCAGAGGTTTCCATGAAAAGTTGGGAGAAGGTGGTTATGGTTCTGTGCATAAAGGAAAACTTAGAAGCGGCCAGCTCGTAGCAATCAAAATGCTTGGAAAATCAAATGCTAATGGACAAGACTTTATCAATGAAGTGGCAACAATTGGGAGGATTCACCATTTCAATGTGGTGCGACTTGTTGGTTTCTGTGCAGAGGGACCAAAGCGTGCTCTTGTGTACGACTTCATGCCCAAAGGCTCTCTTGACAAATACATTTTCGCTCGAGAAGGATGTACCCCCTTAAGTTGGAACAAAATGTATGAGATTTCTCTTGGGGTGGCAAGAGGGATCGAATATCTTCATCGGGGTTGTAGTATGCAAATCCTACACTTTGATATTAAGCCTCACAATATCCTTCTTGATGACAAATTTGTTCCAAAGATATCTGATTTCGGACTAGCTAAATTATACCCAGCAGGCCATAGCATTGTGTCCATCACTGCTGCACGAGGAACACTAGGATACATAGCCCCAGAACTTATCTACAAAAGGATTGGAAGTGTTTCATACAAAGCTGACGTGTATAGTTTTGGGATGTTATTATTGGAAATGAcaggaaaaaggaagaaactGAATGCAACAACAGATGATAACTCAAGCAACCTGTACTTTCCTTTGTGGGTTTATCGTGAAATCGTTGAGGAGAATGTCTCAGAAATGGAGGAGGAGGGAAATATTGCTAAGAAGATGATAATAGTTGGATTATGGTGCATACAAATGAGGCCTGCCAACCGTCCCTCGATGAGAAAAGTGATTGAAATGCTTGAAGCAGAAACAAAAAATCTGGAACTGCCTCCTAAACCCACTTTCAATATTGAAGAAGAAGTAGCAGCAGACAACGAAGAAGCTACAAACCAAGCGTCGTCATCGTCGTTTACATCAATTGGAATTTCAGAATCTGTCAGATTAGTTCCTAATACAAATTGA
- the LOC120010644 gene encoding uncharacterized protein LOC120010644 isoform X1, producing MFQNTLLLAAGFAVFLATLFHSSCSLKVHNLPDNMDVETIPYNCTHHSSCGNISNIKYPFRLKGDPPNCGDPNYELSCENNQTILSSNSEQYVVKAINYNSYTIRIADFGVHDGICSSRPINSFSDFYKNACGGGVDCSYPLYQFPIVYGLVYVSCETPMKSRNYVDLSPCIVETKSTNNRRYHYVLVGDVSYAELNDSCTIDFITVTSFDRKRNFSYMDIHEKLVYGIELPWIETGCSVCRGEGFCCFENDTVIHSCNGNKYCTNPSFHCGFHCVLFWVLRRAYWFVTTMRGEFSLNYVQNLLLECSFTLEIRLQTYKNLVSKEWIFSFNQFNYSSWFCIAVPLIGISAFLVARLLFGFICLFTIVFCKWRKRHLSMDDSLEKFLQAQNNLMPIRYSYSDIKKMSRGFHEKLGEGGYGSVHKGKLRSGQLVAIKMLGKSNANGQDFINEVATIGRIHHFNVVRLVGFCAEGPKRALVYDFMPKGSLDKYIFAREGCTPLSWNKMYEISLGVARGIEYLHRGCSMQILHFDIKPHNILLDDKFVPKISDFGLAKLYPAGHSIVSITAARGTLGYIAPELIYKRIGSVSYKADVYSFGMLLLEMTGKRKKLNATTDDNSSNLYFPLWVYREIVEENVSEMEEEGNIAKKMIIVGLWCIQMRPANRPSMRKVIEMLEAETKNLELPPKPTFNIEEEVAADNEEATNQASSSSFTSIGISESVRLVPNTN from the exons ATGTTTCAGAACACCCTTCTCCTTGCAGCAGGGTTCGCTGTTTTTCTTGCAACCCTGTTCCATTCAAGTTGCAGCTTGAAAGTCCATAATTTACCTGACAACATGGATGTTGAAACCATACCTTACAATTGTACTCACCATTCTTCTTGTGGCAATATCAGCAACATCAAATACCCTTTTCGATTGAAGGGAGACCCACCAAACTGCGGTGACCCAAACTACGAACTCTCTTGCGAAAACAATCAAACTATACTCAGCTCCAATTCTGAACAATACGTGGTAAAGGCTATCAACTACAACAGCTACACAATCCGGATTGCCGATTTTGGAGTCCATGATGGGATTTGCTCCTCCAGACCGATCAATTCCTTCTCAGACTTCTACAAAAATGCTTGTGGGGGAGGAGTTGATTGCAGCTATCCGCTGTATCAGTTCCCCATAGTGTACGGTTTGGTTTATGTAAGCTGTGAAACTCCAATGAAATCTCGAAATTATGTGGACCTTTCTCCCTGTATCGTCGAAACCAAATCCACCAACAACAGAAGATACCATTATGTTCTGGTTGGTGATGTTTCTTATGCAGAGTTGAATGACTCATGTACAATTGATTTCATTACCGTCACATCATTTGATCGCAAGAGGAACTTTTCCTACATGGACATCCATGAGAAGCTTGTTTACGGTATCGAACTTCCGTGGATTGAAACTGGGTGTTCAGTTTGCAGAGGAGAAGGTTTTTGTTGTTTCGAGAACGATACCGTTATCCATAGCTGCAACGGCAACAAATACTGCACCAACCCATCATTTCATTGCGGCTTCCATT GCGTGCTCTTTTGGGTTCTCAGACGAG CTTATTGGTTTGTGACCACAATGCGTGGTGAGTTTTCATTAAATTATGTTCAGAATTTACTCTTAGAATGTAGTTTTACCTTGGAGATTAGGTTGCAAACCTACAAGAACTTGGTATCTAAGGAATGGATTTTCTCATTCAACCAATTTAATTACTCTTCCTGGTTTTGTATTGCAGTACCATTAATTGGTATATCAGCTTTTCTTGTGGCAAGGCTATTATTTGGATTTATCTGTCTCTTCACAATTGTGTTTTGTAAATGGCGCAAGAGGCATTTATCAATGGATGATTCTCTTGAAAAGTTTCTACAAGCTCAAAATAATCTAATGCCAATAAGGTACTCTTACTCGGACATTAAGAAGATGAGCAGAGGTTTCCATGAAAAGTTGGGAGAAGGTGGTTATGGTTCTGTGCATAAAGGAAAACTTAGAAGCGGCCAGCTCGTAGCAATCAAAATGCTTGGAAAATCAAATGCTAATGGACAAGACTTTATCAATGAAGTGGCAACAATTGGGAGGATTCACCATTTCAATGTGGTGCGACTTGTTGGTTTCTGTGCAGAGGGACCAAAGCGTGCTCTTGTGTACGACTTCATGCCCAAAGGCTCTCTTGACAAATACATTTTCGCTCGAGAAGGATGTACCCCCTTAAGTTGGAACAAAATGTATGAGATTTCTCTTGGGGTGGCAAGAGGGATCGAATATCTTCATCGGGGTTGTAGTATGCAAATCCTACACTTTGATATTAAGCCTCACAATATCCTTCTTGATGACAAATTTGTTCCAAAGATATCTGATTTCGGACTAGCTAAATTATACCCAGCAGGCCATAGCATTGTGTCCATCACTGCTGCACGAGGAACACTAGGATACATAGCCCCAGAACTTATCTACAAAAGGATTGGAAGTGTTTCATACAAAGCTGACGTGTATAGTTTTGGGATGTTATTATTGGAAATGAcaggaaaaaggaagaaactGAATGCAACAACAGATGATAACTCAAGCAACCTGTACTTTCCTTTGTGGGTTTATCGTGAAATCGTTGAGGAGAATGTCTCAGAAATGGAGGAGGAGGGAAATATTGCTAAGAAGATGATAATAGTTGGATTATGGTGCATACAAATGAGGCCTGCCAACCGTCCCTCGATGAGAAAAGTGATTGAAATGCTTGAAGCAGAAACAAAAAATCTGGAACTGCCTCCTAAACCCACTTTCAATATTGAAGAAGAAGTAGCAGCAGACAACGAAGAAGCTACAAACCAAGCGTCGTCATCGTCGTTTACATCAATTGGAATTTCAGAATCTGTCAGATTAGTTCCTAATACAAATTGA